From the genome of Adhaeribacter pallidiroseus:
GCCAGGTCTACCCCAAAATCGGCCCACGGAAAAGGATTCTGGTAAATGCCCACAATCTGCCGGAAACTTTGCTTTTTTTGACCTACCGCCGGGTCGAATTTTAAGTTGGAATGTAAGGTGTTGGTAAACACATCCCGGATGCGGGTAGCGCAATTATCAAAAAAGAAATCATAATAATACTCGCGGTTTTCGGGCAGGTAGTTGGTTTGTAAAAACCGGAATACTTCGTTTTTCTGCTGAGGAGTTAAATTAAGGACTTGCTCGTAAACCGACCGGTTATAGTACTGGTAAGCCGCTAAAAAATCCGAAAAGTCGGATACAGCCAGTTTGTACTTGAGTTTGCCCATTACAAATTTGGGGTAGAAGTTAGGCGTTCTAAAATCAAAAGTGCCGTAATTAAATACGTAATCAATGCCATAGCTAGGATCGTTCACCCGGATAGCGCTGTGCCCGTACATGGAATATAATTCGTCGCCGGGCGAACAGGTAATTAAGCTAATGCGCGCGTCTGGTGATAAACTTTGGGCTTGGATTGATCCGCTGCTGAAGCCCCAAAAGCATAAAACCAGCAGCAGGCACTTATTTTTAAAAAAACGAGGTAAAGTCATGAATAAATTTTAAAAATACACGCGAAAGAGTTAGATAAGTCTAGCTTATATGTCATTAATAGTTTACCAGTTATTTATACCCATCGAGAAAATACAATAGGCAAAGCTAAATAGGTATTTACACTAAACGTAATTACGGAGTGGTTCATTTTGGCGGATCCATTTATTTCGAGCCTTCCAGTACCAGCACAAACTCACCTTTAATTGCTTTTTGCTGAAATATGCCAATAACCTCGGCCAGTGTGCCGGTAATTGTTTCTTCAAACATTTTGGTAAGTTCCCGCGAGACCGATACCTGGCGTTCTTCCCCGAAAACTTCTTTAAATTGTTCCAGGGTTTTAAGTAAACGGTGCGGCGATTCGTAGAAGATCATGGTTCGTTCTTCGGTTACTAAACTTTGCAAGCGGGTTTGCCGGCCTTTTTTAATGGGTAAAAAACCTTCGAAAGTAAACCGCTCGGAGCTAAAGCCCGATTTTACCAGCGCCGGCACAAACGCGGTTGGGCCCGGCAAGCACTCTACCGCTATATTGCTTTTCAGACATTCGCGCACCAGTAAAAAGCCCGGATCCGAAATAGCGGGCGTACCCGCATCCGAAACCAGCGCCATTTTCTCGCCTGTCAGCATGCGTTGTACTAAATGGGCGGCGGCTTTGTGTTCGTTGTGCAGGTGGTGGCTGTGCATGCGTTTTTCAATACCCAGGTGCTGCAACAGTTTCCCGCTCGTGCGGGTATCTTCGGCCAAGATCGTATCTACTTCCTTCAGGATGCGAATGGCGCGTAAGGTAATATCTTCGAGGTTGCCGATGGGCGTAGGTACCAGGTACAGCCTGGTTTCGTCGGTAGTAGCCATACGTCAAAGGTAGGTAATTTGGATGAAGGAAGAAGTTATTTTGCGCTACCTCTATTTACTTTAAAGAATAAGCTGCGGCTATTTCGTCAATGCGTTGCGCTAATTTGTGATCGCGTTTGGTAACCGTGTTACTAGCGTCGAAGGTGTACAATTCAAAGCTTACCACATTATACATATTGCGCCACTCCGGATGGTGATCCATTTCTTCGGCTACGGTGGCTACTTCCGTCATAAAGGCAAAAGCCGATTTAAAATCGGGGAACCGGAAAGTTTTCTTTAATCGGTTATCTGTTTCAACCCACATTATCTAAAATTAAATAAAGGCTTTTATTTACTAATTGATCGTTGTAAAAGGGTAAGCGCGGCAGCATGTAAGTCTTAATAGTACTGATACATACTTGCCTGACCTTAAAAATATAGTATTATTCTACTTTAAGTTACGAGTTTTCAACTTTTTAGCCTAAATAAGTACAACGAAATAGAAATTTATAGAACTGCAATAAAACCCTTTCGTATAGAATGGCTCTCGTGCAATTTTTTTAAATTTAACTATGGAAAACAAACCCACTTCACAGCCGGATCAGCACCAAGCTGACCAGCCCGGGGATGAATATAAAATGACACCTAAGCCGGAAATTATCCGGGATAATTATAAAGGAAGTGATAAATTAGCCGGTAAAGTAGCATTTATTACGGGTGGCGACAGCGGTATTGGTCGGGCCGTAGCGGTGCATTTTGCCCGCGAAGGCGCCGACATTGCTATTGTGTACCTCGATGAAAACGAAGATGCCCGCGAAACCAAACGATTGATTGAAGCTGAAGGCCGGCAGTGTTTGTTAATAAAAGGCGACTTGCGCGACGAAAGTTTTTGTAAAAATGCGGTGCAGCAAGCCGTAGACGAGTTTGGAGGTAAGCTCAATATACTCGTAAATAATGCCGCCGAGCAGCACGAGCAAAAAGAACTCGAGAGTATCAGTCAGGAGCAATTAGAGGCCACTTTCCGGACAAACATTTTTGCTTATTTTTATATTGCGCAAGCTGCTTTACCGCATTTGCAGAAAGGCGATAGTATTATTAATACAACTTCGGTTACTTCTTTCCGGGGCAGTAGCCATTTAATGGATTATTCGGCTACCAAAGGCGCTATTACTACTTTTACCCGTTCGCTGGCGCAAAATTTAGCCGAGAAAGGGATTCGGGTAAATGCGGTAGCACCGGGTCCTATCTGGACGCCGCTGATTCCGGCCACGCTCGAGAAAGTAGCTGATTTTGGTTCCGATACGCCTTTAGGCCGGGCCGGTCAACCCTCCGAAGTAGCGCCGGCTTATGTATTTCTGGCTTCCGAAGATGCCTCGTACATTACCGGTCAAATAATACACGTAAACGGAGGCGAAATAGTAGCGGGTTAATTTTTTAAACCTACTCTTGTAAAAAACAGTAAAACAAGGCAATTACTAACGGGTACTTCTTAATTATACTAACTATAATAAATTTAAAAAATGGCAACTGTAATGAATAAAGCTATGAGTGAAGAAACAACAAATCGTGTCGGGAATGTAAGAGTTCTGGACACTGATACTGATTTTGAAGAAATGAATGCCGGGCATATTATTCCCAACGCCGATCCACCAAAGAATGAACACGCCCGGGGTGGTTTTGGCGACCGCGATGGCCGTAACGGCTACGGTACGGATTCTCCTAACGGTGACACCGCGCTATCCATGAACGAAGATTCCGAAGATCCCAATGCCCATTACGATGGCTTGCAAATTGGCCAGCAGCTAAACTCCGGAACCTCTATTGTGGCCCTGGAGGAAGACGAAGATGATGAGGATGATCTGGATTTAGATACCGACGAAGATTTCGATGACGACGATGTAGATATTAGCGAAATACCCGACGATGATATTGATGACATTGATCTGGACGATGATTTCGACGATGACGCGGATGATCTGGATTTAGACGATGACGAAGACGTTGACGATGATGAAGATCGGTTTTAACCCGTTTTTTTAAATTTCTCCAAACGTTTTACGGTACTGTCAGCCGCAATTAATATGTTTAAGTACTTGTAAAACCTATCCAGGTGTTATCAGGGGTATTTGTAGCGGGTTTGCTGGCGTAATAAAAACTAATTGCTGTTGAACGATCTTGAAAACTAATTAACAGAAAGCATTATTCATTTTAAAGAAGAAGGAGGTAATTATGCCGTACAAAAGTAATAATACCAACCAGCAGTCGAAAGAAAATACTGGTGACCCTACCGGCATGGGAAAAGGTAATTTAACCGATATTAATGCGGAAGAATCGCTGGAGATTACGGATGAACTCAGCGAAAAGTACACCGACGAAAATGGTGATCCGGATCTTCCCACTACTCCAGGCAGCCATCCGAACCGAAACACAAACAAACCCAGTATTGATAAGCCATCGTACGGGTAATTAACAGTGTAGCAATTAAAATAAAAGCTCTGTGGTAACACAGAGCTTTTATTTGTTATATATATTAGAAAATTACTTACAAAGTTAAACGAATTACTTTTTTCTTAAAAAACACCTTTTTACATTTACTAAATTAAAAAAGTATAGTTATATAAATTAAAAATTTTTACTGCCACTCCAGAAACTTTCTTCTATCCTGATTTACCGCAATAAAGTAAAGGTTTAAGCATCATGCGCTTGAATTAAAAATATTTCTACGTTTAAGCTATAATTTCTTGTGGGGCAGTAATAATAAAACTCAATAATAATAAAAAAAATTATATAATTTTGGCTAAGCCAGAAAAGTGCAATAAAAGTAATAAGCAGTAAATTTCAGATTAATAGAAGTAGTGATGGAGAATGTTTATTTATATTTTAGAATTACCCCGGGCTTCAAATGCTTTTGTTTATTTCTACTGTTATTGGTAGCGCAGGCCGCCAGCGGGCAAACTCCCGAAATAAATGTTAGAATAAATACCACCAATAAGCCAAGCACCAGTACGCACACGTTTGCCAATCAAAATGTGAATACTACTAGTAATCCCCCAGTAACCTTTACCATTGAGAATCTTGGTACGACTAACTTAGCTATTTCGGGAGTTACTTTATCCGGACCAGATGCGAATCAGTTTACACTTACAACAACCGGGGTTACTGCTGAAGTAATACCGGGTGCTACCACTACTTTTACGGCTAACTTTGCTCCTAAAAATATTACACCAAGTACTAAAAATGCGGTTATAACTATTGCCTCCAACGACGCAGATGAAAGCGCATATACTATTAATGTAACGGGTAATGCCTTTATTTATAATGGTGCTATCACTACCATTAATCCTGCTGCAGGAGCCGCTATTGGTGCTACTGTAACCATTAACGGAAATAACTTAATTAATACTACTGGCGTAACCTTTAACGGAGTGGCTGCTACTTTTACCATAGTAAGCACTACCCGCGTTACAGCGGTTGTGCCCGCTGGTGCTACAACCGGCCTGATAAGTGTTACTAATCCGGTTGGTACCGTTAGCAGCGCTCAGCCTTATAATATTATACCCAAAATTACCAGCTTCACTCCTACTATTGCTGCTACGGGGAGTACCATAACCATTAACGGAACCAGCTTTACCGGAGCAACTTCCGTTAAATTTAATGGTTTAGAGGCTGCCTCTTTTGTCGTAAACAGTAGTACCAAAATTACTGCCGTAGTGCCGGCGAATGCTACTACTGGCCAAATCTCCGTAACTACTCCCAGTGGAACGGGCACAAGTGCCGCTTCTTTTACGCCATCCCCCGCTATTACATCTATAACCGGACCCGGAGGAAGCACTTCGGCGACCGTTGGTAATACGGTTACTATTAATGGTACCAGTTTTACTCCTGCTGCTACCGTAAAATTTGTTGATAAGAATGGAAATGCTTTAACCGCTCCTAAAAATTATGTGAATAATACGCAATTAACGGCTGTTGTTCCTTTAGGAGCTGTTACTGGCCTAGTTACGGTAACTACCAATGCGGGTGCAGCCAGCGCTACGTTTACTATTGCCAACACCACTTATACCTGGAACAAAACAACCGGCGACTGGACCGAACCCACTAACTGGACGCCTGCCCGTTCGACTCCTGCCGGCACGG
Proteins encoded in this window:
- the rsmI gene encoding 16S rRNA (cytidine(1402)-2'-O)-methyltransferase; the protein is MATTDETRLYLVPTPIGNLEDITLRAIRILKEVDTILAEDTRTSGKLLQHLGIEKRMHSHHLHNEHKAAAHLVQRMLTGEKMALVSDAGTPAISDPGFLLVRECLKSNIAVECLPGPTAFVPALVKSGFSSERFTFEGFLPIKKGRQTRLQSLVTEERTMIFYESPHRLLKTLEQFKEVFGEERQVSVSRELTKMFEETITGTLAEVIGIFQQKAIKGEFVLVLEGSK
- a CDS encoding 4a-hydroxytetrahydrobiopterin dehydratase; protein product: MWVETDNRLKKTFRFPDFKSAFAFMTEVATVAEEMDHHPEWRNMYNVVSFELYTFDASNTVTKRDHKLAQRIDEIAAAYSLK
- a CDS encoding SDR family oxidoreductase gives rise to the protein MENKPTSQPDQHQADQPGDEYKMTPKPEIIRDNYKGSDKLAGKVAFITGGDSGIGRAVAVHFAREGADIAIVYLDENEDARETKRLIEAEGRQCLLIKGDLRDESFCKNAVQQAVDEFGGKLNILVNNAAEQHEQKELESISQEQLEATFRTNIFAYFYIAQAALPHLQKGDSIINTTSVTSFRGSSHLMDYSATKGAITTFTRSLAQNLAEKGIRVNAVAPGPIWTPLIPATLEKVADFGSDTPLGRAGQPSEVAPAYVFLASEDASYITGQIIHVNGGEIVAG